Proteins encoded in a region of the Magallana gigas chromosome 8, xbMagGiga1.1, whole genome shotgun sequence genome:
- the LOC136270524 gene encoding protein RRP5 homolog isoform X2, whose protein sequence is MPQKMKNTSVKRGQPKSSGSVPTDQPVVKKKKVFKDESFPRGGSVKTQEIKDQSSLQEVANPDAQLFKEVEEEHKSLQSKKKKREEAKKAKFLQKPKMPSLVDSLPEAHLLTRQILAPGMLILGCVKEVHEYSLSISLPNNLTGTVALTQISPAYTEQLQRLSQMSEEDLMSEDTEVADLPTLFKIGMIVTCKILSVQNSKQSGVKVKLSLNPQDINKDLTPEGLHNGMAVFGSISSVEDRGYVVDLGIKGVKAFMKSLDAEKYVQLHNEGFPLRVGQPVTCALKVGEDRMERAVGETRTINVTIDPSEVTTAQIEDAMEVKFNCLAPGMKVTTRVMKVCENGGVVVKFLSFKGSVPVTHLSIKTPHKGNQMMARILYIQPTTKSVVLTTLPHIVDYSGAPVKTSLTQYDKGDIIEEARVLYTDHKRGAYLKIQNGVTALASLKSLSDEKVTDLKAQFKRDSIHRCRVLGVDLMDNVVHVGMKKSLFSKSFVSLKSLHPGDLFECEVVELKDKGVIVKSGHISGIIPKMHLADIPLKMPQKRFIPGKKVKCRVLKNDLSKKSLVLTAKRSLVNTQLPLLTDLSQLEAGLQTEGYVIKTYSKGVLVGFYANVKGFVPKKELSTEEIAHPEKVFYTGQVVKCRILSWNLDKGTVTLSFKSDEWKQHGSKLANVPEDFQIGKSVDCKVTEKRKTGLDVVLKPSGVSAFLPRIHLSDSLATCDLMLEVTDVGSVLKNCVYFSRSNVLILSKRKSIVDYCRENAVVTNVTDLKDGMLIPGTVKSIHSRFGIFVELPSGLVGLAPNRFVSDRQWQKAKEQYHIGQAVIARILQSNRDDNKCLVSLRMQECYQGNTEVDLVEDYLMALDKIEDQKSRFPPGIKIGGVYKASLVGRSDDKMIYKLADSGISVSCPLDLMDEEDETDNNNSLEVAVLNFNVKDNCISVVAKQDIVKAIKGKSKAKGKVNQKVEGKALMVCDEVTVVILQDQLEGQLAHVPTRKHLNDVLSPTFSTGQDVMIFVKKVVNGHIVGVPNYPMSRTKHQSVEGLDIEDGKFNLDPGNVVEGRLQKLKKRSGILVNLVGGAKGVVCLTDLYDEYQNDPLSKFHQGQHLKCYVIDLGPKQTYQLSLRRSRVFNDKSDVKDPEVLGVKSLKVGQELRGYIVKKTSSDLLVRIGRDVFGTIDGADFSHIDRRTKRLLFNAKIVISTKVIGLDGDKVHLKFLSYKEEESGRKAIKRQHSVESVTSEEELKPKPSVKSKDKQKTEETQESTKKKRKKVADKNNSDKKQSNELSNEPTSGSHNSTDELPRLKIDYAFSWDADLTLPPTENMENSSDESDSEETQKTKKSKKDMTKEEIMLFEFEKRQLEGSVRPEKTEDFDRMVLQSPDSSLVWIRYMAHHLESSEIEKAQAVAERALKTISFREEQERLNVWVAYLNLENMYGTPAQLQKVLERAVQQNEPLSVYQQLVNIYVKSGKLEEAEQLYNKMVKKHSANKSVWLGFGDFFFRNGRVESARKLLQRSLNSLEKRDHVDTISKFAQMEFKYGEAERGKTMFENILVNYPRRTDLWSVYIDMVVKSGDLEGARLLFERVINLQMAMKKMKFFFKKFLDFEEKHGDESSVAAVKQKAQEYVDSH, encoded by the exons atgcctcagaaaatgaaaaatacctCTGTCAAAAGAGGTCAGCCAAAATCCTCGGGCAGTGTCCCCACAGATCAGCCAGTTGTGAAGAAGAAGAAAGTTTTCAAAGATGAGAGTTTTCCCAGAGGTGGGAGTGTCAAAACACAGGAAATCAAGGACCAATCGTCTTTACAAGAAGTGGCAAATCCAGATGCACAACTTTTTAag gaAGTGGAGGAGGAACATAAGTCCTTACAGTCAAAGAAAAAGAAGAGGGAGGAGGCCAAGAAAGCTAAATTTCTACAGAAACCCAAAATGCCCAGTCTGGTTGACAGCTTACCAGAAGCTCACCTGCTCACTAGACAG ATCCTAGCACCAGGAATGCTCATTTTGGGATGTGTAAAAGAGGTCCATGAATACAGCCTGAGCATTAGTTTACCTAACAACCTGACAGGCACCGTGGCCCTGACCCAGATCAGCCCCGCCTACACAGAACAGCTACAGCGTCTGAGTCAGATGTCAGAGGAAGACCTAATGTCTGAAGACACG GAGGTAGCAGACTTGCCCACCTTGTTTAAGATTGGCATGATTGTTACGTGTAAGATCCTCTCGGTTCAAAACTCCAAGCAGTCAGGGGTGAAGGTCAAACTGAGCCTGAACCCACAGGACATCAACAAAGATCTGACCCCAGAAGGCCTTCACAATGGAATG gCGGTATTTGGAAGTATTTCCAGTGTGGAGGATAGGGGTTATGTAGTGGATCTAGGCATCAAGGGAGTTAAAGCCTTCATGAAGAGTTTGGATGCGGAGAAATATGTACAGCTTCACAATGAAG GTTTTCCACTGAGAGTAGGACAACCTGTGACGTGTGCCCTAAAAGTTGGGGAGGACCGAATGGAGCGGGCGGTGGGGGAGACTCGCACCATCAACGTGACCATTGATCCATCAGAGGTCACCACTGCTCAG ATTGAAGATGCAATGGAAGTGAAGTTTAATTGTTTGGCTCCTGGCATGAAAGTGACTACCAGAGTTATGAAG GTTTGTGAAAATGGGGGAGTTGTTGTGAAGTTCCTCTCCTTCAAGGGAAGCGTCCCTGTCACCCATCTCAGTATAAAGACTCCACATAAAGGAAACCAG ATGATGGCCCGAATCCTGTACATTCAGCCCACAACAAAGTCTGTGGTTCTGACGACGTTACCCCACATTGTGGATTACAGTGGTGCACCGGTCAAGACGTCCCTGACACAGTATGACAAAGGGGACATAATTGAGGAAGCCCGGGTCCTGTACACTGATCACAAAAGAGGAGCTTACCTCAAAATACAGAATGGGGTTACTGCCCTTGCCAGT CTCAAGAGCTTGTCAGATGAAAAAGTGACAGACTTGAAAGCTCAATTCAAACGGGACTCCATTCACAG GTGTCGTGTTTTGGGAGTAGATTTAATGGACAACGTAGTTCATGTTGGAATGAAAAA gaGTTTGTTCTCCAAGTCTTTTGTCAGTTTAAAAAGTCTTCACCCAGGAGATTTATTTGAG TGTGAAGTTGTGGAATTGAAAGATAAAGGAGTCATTGTGAAATCTGGTCATATATCGGGAATCATTCCCAAAATGCATCTGGCAGACATACCATTGAAGATGCCACAGAAACGATTCATTCCTGGtaaaaaagttaaatgtagG GTACTGAAGAATGATTTAAGCAAGAAAAGTCTAGTTTTGACGGCCAAGCGGTCACTGGTCAACACCCAGCTCCCCCTACTGACTGACCTGTCACAGCTGGAGGCGGGGCTACAGACTGAGGGCTACGTCATCAAGACCTACAGTAAAGGAGTCCTAGTCGGCTTCTACGCCAATGTCAAG GGATTTGTACCAAAGAAAGAGCTGAGCACAGAGGAGATCGCCCACCCAGAGAAGGTGTTTTACACTGGTCAGGTGGTCAAGTGTAGAATACTAAGCTGGAACCTGGACAAAGGAACCGTAACTCTGTCCTTCAAG TCAGATGAGTGGAAGCAGCATGGATCAAAATTAGCAAATGTGCCAGAGGACTTTCAGATTGGAAAG AGTGTAGATTGTAAAGTGACAGAGAAAAGAAAGACAGGATTGGATGTAGTCTTAAAACCATCAGGAGTGTCGGCTTTTCTACCCAGAATTCACTTGTCTGATTCCCTAGCAACTTGTGACCTCATGTTGGAAGTTACAGATGTTGGCAGTGTTCTAAAAAACTGTGTTTATTTTAGTAGATCCAATGTATTG atattaagTAAACGAAAGTCCATAGTGGATTACTGCAGAGAGAATGCTGTTGTTACGAATGTCACAGATTTGAAG GATGGCATGTTGATTCCTGGTACTGTAAAGTCCATCCATTCCCGGTTTGGCATCTTTGTAGAGCTTCCTTCAGGACTGGTTGGACTGGCCCCAAACAGG TTTGTGTCAGACAGACAATGGCAGAAAGCCAAGGAGCAGTACCACATAGGTCAGGCGGTGATCGCCAGAATTCTCCAGTCTAACCGTGACGACAACAAATGTCTGGTGTCACTCAGGATGCAGGAGTGTTACCAAGGCAACACGGAGGTCGACCTGGTGGAGGACTATTTAATGGCTCTAGACAAGATAG AAGACCAGAAATCCAGGTTTCCACCAGGCATCAAAATTGGTGGAGTGTACAAAGCAAGCCTTGTTGGTAGAAGTGATGACAAAATGATCTACAAATTGGCCGACTCTGGAATCTCAGTTTCTTGTCCTCTTGATCTCATGGATG AGGAGGATGAAACAGACAATAACAACTCGTTGGAGGTCGCAGTTCTGAATTTCAATGTCAAGGACAACTGTATCAGTGTTGTGGCCAAGCAAGATATAGTGAAAGCCATCAAAGGGAAATCTAAAGCTAAG GGTAAAGTCAACCAGAAAGTTGAAGGAAAAGCTTTAATGGTGTGTGATGAAGTTACCGTGGTGATTCTACAGGACCAACTTGAGGGGCAGCTAGCCCATGTCCCTACAAGAAAG CACTTGAACGATGTCCTCAgccctacattttcaacaggaCAAGATGTCATGATCTTTGTTAAAAA AGTTGTGAATGGTCACATTGTTGGCGTACCAAACTATCCAATGAGTCGGACAAAGCATCAGTCAGTGGAGGGTTTAGACATAGAAGATG gaaaATTTAACCTTGATCCAGGCAATGTGGTTGAAGGTCGTTTACAGAAATTGAAAAAGCGATCTGGGATTTTAGTGAATTTAGTGGGTGGAGCCAAGGGTGTGGTGTGTTTGACAGATCTCTACGACGAGTATCAGAATGATCCGCTGTCTAAATTTCATCAGGGCCAACATCTGAAATGTTACGTGATAGATCTAGGGCCCAAACAAACCTATCAGTTGTCACTCAGAAGATCAAG GGTGTTTAATGACAAATCAGATGTGAAGGACCCAGAAGTCCTCGGAGTGAAGTCACTGAAAGTTGGCCAGGAGCTGAGAGGCTACATTGTCAAGAAGACAAGCTCAGACCTCTTGGTCAG gATTGGCAGAGACGTGTTTGGGACAATAGATGGGGCTGACTTCTCTCACATTGACAGGAGAACAAAGAGGCTATTATTCAATGCTAAAATTGTGATATCCACTAAGGTCATTGG CTTGGATGGAGATAAGGTTCATCTGAAATTTCTTTCATACAAAGAGGAGGAATCAGGAAGAAAAGCTATAAAAAGGCAGCACAGTGTGGAATCTGTTACTAGTGAGGAAGAACTGAAGCCAAAACCAAGTGTAAAATCTAAAGACAAACAGAAAACTGAGGAAACTCAGGAGTCAaccaaaaaaaagaggaaaaaagtTGCTGATAAAAATAATAGTGATAAGAAACAGTCAAATGAATTATCGAATGAACCAACATCTGGCAGTCACAACAGTACAGATGAG TTACCCCGTCTGAAGATTGACTACGCCTTCTCTTGGGATGCAGACCTGACCCTACCCCCAACAGAAAATATGGAGAACAGTTCGGATGAATCAGATTCAGAGGAAACTCAG aaaacaaagaaaagcaAGAAAGATATGACAAAAGAAGAAATCATGCTATTTGAG TTTGAGAAGAGACAGTTAGAGGGGTCGGTGCGTCCGGAGAAGACGGAGGACTTTGACCGGATGGTGCTCCAGTCTCCAGACAGCTCCCTCGTCTGGATCAGGTACATGGCTCACCATCTGGAGTCCTCCGAGATCGAGAAAGCTCAGGCCGTTGCAGAGAGGGCACTCAAGACCATTTCATTCAG AGAGGAACAGGAGAGGTTGAATGTATGGGTGGCCTACCTGAATCTGGAGAACATGTATGGGACACCTGCCCAGCTTCAGAAAGTCTTAGAGAGGGCCGTCCAACAGAACGAGCCACTCAGTGTGTACCAGCAACTCGTCAACATCTACGTCAAGTCGGGAAAACTGGAA GAGGCAGAACAACTGTACAACAAAATGGTGAAGAAACACAGTGCTAATAAATCCGTGTGGCTTGGATTTGGGGATTTCTTCTTTAGGAATGGAAGAGTTGAATCGGCGAGGAAACTGCTACAGAGGAGTTTAAACTCGCTGGAAAAAAGAGATC ATGTGGACACAATATCCAAGTTTGCTCAGATGGAATTTAAGTATGGTGAAGCAGAGAGAGGGAAGACCATGTTTGAGAACATCCTGGTAAACTACCCTCGGAGAACAGACCTTTGGTCAGTCTACATTGACATGGTGGTCAAGTCCGGCGACCTGGAGGGGGCAAG GTTGCTCTTTGAACGAGTCATCAATCTTCAGATGGCCATGAAGAAAATGAAGTTCTTTTTCAAGAAGTTTTTAGACTTTGAGGAGAAACATGGAGATGAGTCAAGTGTGGCAGCTGTGAAACAAAAGGCTCAGGAATATGTGGACTCGCACTGA
- the LOC136270524 gene encoding protein RRP5 homolog isoform X1, translating into MPQKMKNTSVKRGQPKSSGSVPTDQPVVKKKKVFKDESFPRGGSVKTQEIKDQSSLQEVANPDAQLFKEVEEEHKSLQSKKKKREEAKKAKFLQKPKMPSLVDSLPEAHLLTRQILAPGMLILGCVKEVHEYSLSISLPNNLTGTVALTQISPAYTEQLQRLSQMSEEDLMSEDTEVADLPTLFKIGMIVTCKILSVQNSKQSGVKVKLSLNPQDINKDLTPEGLHNGMAVFGSISSVEDRGYVVDLGIKGVKAFMKSLDAEKYVQLHNEGFPLRVGQPVTCALKVGEDRMERAVGETRTINVTIDPSEVTTAQIEDAMEVKFNCLAPGMKVTTRVMKVCENGGVVVKFLSFKGSVPVTHLSIKTPHKGNQMMARILYIQPTTKSVVLTTLPHIVDYSGAPVKTSLTQYDKGDIIEEARVLYTDHKRGAYLKIQNGVTALASLKSLSDEKVTDLKAQFKRDSIHRCRVLGVDLMDNVVHVGMKKSLFSKSFVSLKSLHPGDLFECEVVELKDKGVIVKSGHISGIIPKMHLADIPLKMPQKRFIPGKKVKCRVLKNDLSKKSLVLTAKRSLVNTQLPLLTDLSQLEAGLQTEGYVIKTYSKGVLVGFYANVKGFVPKKELSTEEIAHPEKVFYTGQVVKCRILSWNLDKGTVTLSFKSDEWKQHGSKLANVPEDFQIGKSVDCKVTEKRKTGLDVVLKPSGVSAFLPRIHLSDSLATCDLMLEVTDVGSVLKNCVYFSRSNVLILSKRKSIVDYCRENAVVTNVTDLKDGMLIPGTVKSIHSRFGIFVELPSGLVGLAPNRFVSDRQWQKAKEQYHIGQAVIARILQSNRDDNKCLVSLRMQECYQGNTEVDLVEDYLMALDKIEDQKSRFPPGIKIGGVYKASLVGRSDDKMIYKLADSGISVSCPLDLMDEEDETDNNNSLEVAVLNFNVKDNCISVVAKQDIVKAIKGKSKAKGKVNQKVEGKALMVCDEVTVVILQDQLEGQLAHVPTRKHLNDVLSPTFSTGQDVMIFVKKVVNGHIVGVPNYPMSRTKHQSVEGLDIEDGKFNLDPGNVVEGRLQKLKKRSGILVNLVGGAKGVVCLTDLYDEYQNDPLSKFHQGQHLKCYVIDLGPKQTYQLSLRRSRVFNDKSDVKDPEVLGVKSLKVGQELRGYIVKKTSSDLLVRIGRDVFGTIDGADFSHIDRRTKRLLFNAKIVISTKVIGLDGDKVHLKFLSYKEEESGRKAIKRQHSVESVTSEEELKPKPSVKSKDKQKTEETQESTKKKRKKVADKNNSDKKQSNELSNEPTSGSHNSTDELPRLKIDYAFSWDADLTLPPTENMENSSDESDSEETQKKTKKSKKDMTKEEIMLFEFEKRQLEGSVRPEKTEDFDRMVLQSPDSSLVWIRYMAHHLESSEIEKAQAVAERALKTISFREEQERLNVWVAYLNLENMYGTPAQLQKVLERAVQQNEPLSVYQQLVNIYVKSGKLEEAEQLYNKMVKKHSANKSVWLGFGDFFFRNGRVESARKLLQRSLNSLEKRDHVDTISKFAQMEFKYGEAERGKTMFENILVNYPRRTDLWSVYIDMVVKSGDLEGARLLFERVINLQMAMKKMKFFFKKFLDFEEKHGDESSVAAVKQKAQEYVDSH; encoded by the exons atgcctcagaaaatgaaaaatacctCTGTCAAAAGAGGTCAGCCAAAATCCTCGGGCAGTGTCCCCACAGATCAGCCAGTTGTGAAGAAGAAGAAAGTTTTCAAAGATGAGAGTTTTCCCAGAGGTGGGAGTGTCAAAACACAGGAAATCAAGGACCAATCGTCTTTACAAGAAGTGGCAAATCCAGATGCACAACTTTTTAag gaAGTGGAGGAGGAACATAAGTCCTTACAGTCAAAGAAAAAGAAGAGGGAGGAGGCCAAGAAAGCTAAATTTCTACAGAAACCCAAAATGCCCAGTCTGGTTGACAGCTTACCAGAAGCTCACCTGCTCACTAGACAG ATCCTAGCACCAGGAATGCTCATTTTGGGATGTGTAAAAGAGGTCCATGAATACAGCCTGAGCATTAGTTTACCTAACAACCTGACAGGCACCGTGGCCCTGACCCAGATCAGCCCCGCCTACACAGAACAGCTACAGCGTCTGAGTCAGATGTCAGAGGAAGACCTAATGTCTGAAGACACG GAGGTAGCAGACTTGCCCACCTTGTTTAAGATTGGCATGATTGTTACGTGTAAGATCCTCTCGGTTCAAAACTCCAAGCAGTCAGGGGTGAAGGTCAAACTGAGCCTGAACCCACAGGACATCAACAAAGATCTGACCCCAGAAGGCCTTCACAATGGAATG gCGGTATTTGGAAGTATTTCCAGTGTGGAGGATAGGGGTTATGTAGTGGATCTAGGCATCAAGGGAGTTAAAGCCTTCATGAAGAGTTTGGATGCGGAGAAATATGTACAGCTTCACAATGAAG GTTTTCCACTGAGAGTAGGACAACCTGTGACGTGTGCCCTAAAAGTTGGGGAGGACCGAATGGAGCGGGCGGTGGGGGAGACTCGCACCATCAACGTGACCATTGATCCATCAGAGGTCACCACTGCTCAG ATTGAAGATGCAATGGAAGTGAAGTTTAATTGTTTGGCTCCTGGCATGAAAGTGACTACCAGAGTTATGAAG GTTTGTGAAAATGGGGGAGTTGTTGTGAAGTTCCTCTCCTTCAAGGGAAGCGTCCCTGTCACCCATCTCAGTATAAAGACTCCACATAAAGGAAACCAG ATGATGGCCCGAATCCTGTACATTCAGCCCACAACAAAGTCTGTGGTTCTGACGACGTTACCCCACATTGTGGATTACAGTGGTGCACCGGTCAAGACGTCCCTGACACAGTATGACAAAGGGGACATAATTGAGGAAGCCCGGGTCCTGTACACTGATCACAAAAGAGGAGCTTACCTCAAAATACAGAATGGGGTTACTGCCCTTGCCAGT CTCAAGAGCTTGTCAGATGAAAAAGTGACAGACTTGAAAGCTCAATTCAAACGGGACTCCATTCACAG GTGTCGTGTTTTGGGAGTAGATTTAATGGACAACGTAGTTCATGTTGGAATGAAAAA gaGTTTGTTCTCCAAGTCTTTTGTCAGTTTAAAAAGTCTTCACCCAGGAGATTTATTTGAG TGTGAAGTTGTGGAATTGAAAGATAAAGGAGTCATTGTGAAATCTGGTCATATATCGGGAATCATTCCCAAAATGCATCTGGCAGACATACCATTGAAGATGCCACAGAAACGATTCATTCCTGGtaaaaaagttaaatgtagG GTACTGAAGAATGATTTAAGCAAGAAAAGTCTAGTTTTGACGGCCAAGCGGTCACTGGTCAACACCCAGCTCCCCCTACTGACTGACCTGTCACAGCTGGAGGCGGGGCTACAGACTGAGGGCTACGTCATCAAGACCTACAGTAAAGGAGTCCTAGTCGGCTTCTACGCCAATGTCAAG GGATTTGTACCAAAGAAAGAGCTGAGCACAGAGGAGATCGCCCACCCAGAGAAGGTGTTTTACACTGGTCAGGTGGTCAAGTGTAGAATACTAAGCTGGAACCTGGACAAAGGAACCGTAACTCTGTCCTTCAAG TCAGATGAGTGGAAGCAGCATGGATCAAAATTAGCAAATGTGCCAGAGGACTTTCAGATTGGAAAG AGTGTAGATTGTAAAGTGACAGAGAAAAGAAAGACAGGATTGGATGTAGTCTTAAAACCATCAGGAGTGTCGGCTTTTCTACCCAGAATTCACTTGTCTGATTCCCTAGCAACTTGTGACCTCATGTTGGAAGTTACAGATGTTGGCAGTGTTCTAAAAAACTGTGTTTATTTTAGTAGATCCAATGTATTG atattaagTAAACGAAAGTCCATAGTGGATTACTGCAGAGAGAATGCTGTTGTTACGAATGTCACAGATTTGAAG GATGGCATGTTGATTCCTGGTACTGTAAAGTCCATCCATTCCCGGTTTGGCATCTTTGTAGAGCTTCCTTCAGGACTGGTTGGACTGGCCCCAAACAGG TTTGTGTCAGACAGACAATGGCAGAAAGCCAAGGAGCAGTACCACATAGGTCAGGCGGTGATCGCCAGAATTCTCCAGTCTAACCGTGACGACAACAAATGTCTGGTGTCACTCAGGATGCAGGAGTGTTACCAAGGCAACACGGAGGTCGACCTGGTGGAGGACTATTTAATGGCTCTAGACAAGATAG AAGACCAGAAATCCAGGTTTCCACCAGGCATCAAAATTGGTGGAGTGTACAAAGCAAGCCTTGTTGGTAGAAGTGATGACAAAATGATCTACAAATTGGCCGACTCTGGAATCTCAGTTTCTTGTCCTCTTGATCTCATGGATG AGGAGGATGAAACAGACAATAACAACTCGTTGGAGGTCGCAGTTCTGAATTTCAATGTCAAGGACAACTGTATCAGTGTTGTGGCCAAGCAAGATATAGTGAAAGCCATCAAAGGGAAATCTAAAGCTAAG GGTAAAGTCAACCAGAAAGTTGAAGGAAAAGCTTTAATGGTGTGTGATGAAGTTACCGTGGTGATTCTACAGGACCAACTTGAGGGGCAGCTAGCCCATGTCCCTACAAGAAAG CACTTGAACGATGTCCTCAgccctacattttcaacaggaCAAGATGTCATGATCTTTGTTAAAAA AGTTGTGAATGGTCACATTGTTGGCGTACCAAACTATCCAATGAGTCGGACAAAGCATCAGTCAGTGGAGGGTTTAGACATAGAAGATG gaaaATTTAACCTTGATCCAGGCAATGTGGTTGAAGGTCGTTTACAGAAATTGAAAAAGCGATCTGGGATTTTAGTGAATTTAGTGGGTGGAGCCAAGGGTGTGGTGTGTTTGACAGATCTCTACGACGAGTATCAGAATGATCCGCTGTCTAAATTTCATCAGGGCCAACATCTGAAATGTTACGTGATAGATCTAGGGCCCAAACAAACCTATCAGTTGTCACTCAGAAGATCAAG GGTGTTTAATGACAAATCAGATGTGAAGGACCCAGAAGTCCTCGGAGTGAAGTCACTGAAAGTTGGCCAGGAGCTGAGAGGCTACATTGTCAAGAAGACAAGCTCAGACCTCTTGGTCAG gATTGGCAGAGACGTGTTTGGGACAATAGATGGGGCTGACTTCTCTCACATTGACAGGAGAACAAAGAGGCTATTATTCAATGCTAAAATTGTGATATCCACTAAGGTCATTGG CTTGGATGGAGATAAGGTTCATCTGAAATTTCTTTCATACAAAGAGGAGGAATCAGGAAGAAAAGCTATAAAAAGGCAGCACAGTGTGGAATCTGTTACTAGTGAGGAAGAACTGAAGCCAAAACCAAGTGTAAAATCTAAAGACAAACAGAAAACTGAGGAAACTCAGGAGTCAaccaaaaaaaagaggaaaaaagtTGCTGATAAAAATAATAGTGATAAGAAACAGTCAAATGAATTATCGAATGAACCAACATCTGGCAGTCACAACAGTACAGATGAG TTACCCCGTCTGAAGATTGACTACGCCTTCTCTTGGGATGCAGACCTGACCCTACCCCCAACAGAAAATATGGAGAACAGTTCGGATGAATCAGATTCAGAGGAAACTCAG aagaaaacaaagaaaagcaAGAAAGATATGACAAAAGAAGAAATCATGCTATTTGAG TTTGAGAAGAGACAGTTAGAGGGGTCGGTGCGTCCGGAGAAGACGGAGGACTTTGACCGGATGGTGCTCCAGTCTCCAGACAGCTCCCTCGTCTGGATCAGGTACATGGCTCACCATCTGGAGTCCTCCGAGATCGAGAAAGCTCAGGCCGTTGCAGAGAGGGCACTCAAGACCATTTCATTCAG AGAGGAACAGGAGAGGTTGAATGTATGGGTGGCCTACCTGAATCTGGAGAACATGTATGGGACACCTGCCCAGCTTCAGAAAGTCTTAGAGAGGGCCGTCCAACAGAACGAGCCACTCAGTGTGTACCAGCAACTCGTCAACATCTACGTCAAGTCGGGAAAACTGGAA GAGGCAGAACAACTGTACAACAAAATGGTGAAGAAACACAGTGCTAATAAATCCGTGTGGCTTGGATTTGGGGATTTCTTCTTTAGGAATGGAAGAGTTGAATCGGCGAGGAAACTGCTACAGAGGAGTTTAAACTCGCTGGAAAAAAGAGATC ATGTGGACACAATATCCAAGTTTGCTCAGATGGAATTTAAGTATGGTGAAGCAGAGAGAGGGAAGACCATGTTTGAGAACATCCTGGTAAACTACCCTCGGAGAACAGACCTTTGGTCAGTCTACATTGACATGGTGGTCAAGTCCGGCGACCTGGAGGGGGCAAG GTTGCTCTTTGAACGAGTCATCAATCTTCAGATGGCCATGAAGAAAATGAAGTTCTTTTTCAAGAAGTTTTTAGACTTTGAGGAGAAACATGGAGATGAGTCAAGTGTGGCAGCTGTGAAACAAAAGGCTCAGGAATATGTGGACTCGCACTGA